CGTTCGGGAGGTTGACCAGCAGCGAGGTCTGGTAGCGCCCGGCCGGGACACGCAGGCTAGCGATCACCTTCGACGGGAAACTCGCCGGGAGCCCGTCGGGCCCGAACCAGGTGGTCATGATGGCCCGCGCGGTCGGGATGTCCGGCTCGATCGACTCGAACTGCGCGGCCAGCTCGCCGGCGAACCCCTGGTGCGCGCGGCGACGAAATGCGACGCCCACCCACACCGACGTCGACATGCCGAGGACCGCCAGCACGCCGCCGACAACGAGCGGGACCGTGGTCAGGACGGTCAGCCCGCCGGAGAGGATGCTCACCATCCCGGCGGTGATGGCCAGGAACAGGCCGACCACCAGGGCAACCATCGCGGCCTTGGCCACCCGCGTGGCCGTTGTGAGCTCGTCGGGCGGGGGTGGCTGTGCCATTCCGGACTCCGGTCTGCTGGACAGATAATCGCGGCAGCAACGTATCGCAATCCCCGGCGCGCCCGGACGGGTGCGCGCCGGTCGACTACCCTGGAACGCTGAGAACCTCTCGGCGTACGCCGACCCCGGGGTACGCCGCGATGCCAAGGAGACCCATTCGTGTTTGACACGCTGTCCGATCGGTTGGAGGGCGTCTTCGCCGGCCTGCGCAGCAAGGGCCGGCTGACCGACGCCGACATCGACGCCACCGCCCGCGAGATCCGGATCGCACTGCTTGAGGCCGACGTAGCGCTGCCGGTGGTGAAGGCCTTCATCAGCGGGATGAAGGAGCGCTCGAAGGGCGCCGCGGTCTCGCAGGCGCTGAACCCGGCGCAGCAGGTCATCAAGATCGTCAACGACGAGCTGGTCGACATCCTCGGCGGCGAGACCAGGCGGCTGCGCTTTGCCAAGACCGCGCCGACGGTCATCATGCTCGCCGGTCTGCAGGGCGCCGGTAAGACCACGCTCGCCGGCAAGCTCTCCAAATGGCTCAAGGGCCAGGGCCACTCGCCGATGCTGGTGGCCTCTGACCTGCAGCGGCCCAATGCGGTCACCCAGCTGCAGGTCGTCGGGCAGCAGGCCGGCGTCGAGGTATACGCCCCGGAGCCCGGCAACGGCGTCGGCGACCCGGTCGCCGTCGCGCGCGAGTCCATCGACGTCGCGCGCCGCAAGATGCATGACGTGGTCATTGTCGACACCGCCGGACGGCTCGGTGTCGATGCCGACATGATGCAGCAGGCGATCGACATCCGCGAGGCGGTGCAGCCCGACGAGGTGCTGTTCGTCATCGACGCGATGATCGGCCAGGACGCGATCACCACGGCCGAGGCGTTCCGCGACGGCGTGGGCTTCACCGGCGTCGTACTGTCCAAGCTCGACGGCGACGCCCGCGGTGGTGCGGCGCTGTCCGTGCGGCACGTGACCGGCCAGCCGATCATGTTTGCCTCGACCGGTGAGAAGCTCGACGACTTCGACGTCTTCCACCCCGAGCGCATGGCCTCGCGCATCCTCGGCATGGGTGACATGCTCACGCTGATCGAGCAGGCGCAGCAGACGTTCGACGAAGAAGAAGCCGAGCGGATGGCCGAGAAGGTCGCCTCCGGCAACAAGTTCACCCTCGATGACTTCCTCGAGCAGATGATGGCCGTGCGCCGGATGGGCCCGCTCACCAATCTGCTCGGCATGCTGCCCGGAGCCGGGCAGATCAAGGACCAGATCGCCGGCATCGACGAGAAGGACCTCGACCGCACGCAGGCGATCATCCGCGGCATGACGCCGGCCGAACGCCAGGATCCGAAGATGATCAACGGCTCACGCCGCTCGCGCATTGCCCGCGGCTCCGGCGTGACGGTTACCGAGGTCAACAACCTCGTGACCCGGTTCTTCGAGGCTCGCAAGATGATGGCTCAGATGACCGGCAACATGGGCTTCGGCAAGCCCGGCCGCGGTGCGAGCGGCGCCAGCAACATCAGCCGCAAGAGCCGCAACGCGAAGAAGAACAAGTCGGGCAAGAAAAACAACAAGAAGACGCAGGCGCGTCCGAACCGCCCCGCCGGGATGCCGGGCATGCCCGGGATGCCAGGTGGAATGCCGGGCATGCCGCCAGGCGCGATGCCCGATGGCCAGATGCCGGATCTTGGCGCGCTGGGTGGCGGCAAGATGCCCAAGATCCCAGGTATGCCTGACTTGTCCAAGCTCAACCTCCCCAAGGAGTAGCCGGCGGTGACGCGCCCGCACGAGGCGGGATCGCCATGCCCAGCTGGTTGATCCTGGTGCTTGCGCTCGGCGTACTCGTCGTCGGTGTAGGGGCCATCACGGCGTACGGCGCACGCCGTCGACGCGCCGATCGCCTGCAGAGCGCGGTCGCCGCCCTGCGCGCCAGGCTGGAGGGTGTGCGCTACCGGCTCGACGCGTCGCCGCTGGGTCCGGCGCATTCGGAGGCGACCCGGTTGGCTGACGCCGCCGAAGCGTCCCTCGCGGTAGCGCGAGATCGCCGAAGCCTCTCGGCTACGGCCGAGGCCGCCGGGATGCTGGACCGGGCCGACGCTGAGCTGAACCGCACGGGCACGTGAGCGAGTCGTCGCGGCGTACGCCGAACCGCTGGTGGCAGGCCGCGTCGGTCAGTGTCGCGGTGCTGGTCATCGGGTTGCTGGGGATCGTCCTGTCGACCGTGAGCCTGCTGCGGAGTCCGGAGCTGTATCGCACAAGCTCGAGCGGTGAGCTGCCTGACTTCGCCGACGACCCCGCCAACAGCTGGGGCGACTATAACGAGGGCGTCCCCGAGGCCGAGCCGGCATGGACCGCAGACGACTTCATTGCGGCCGTCGGTGATGGCGGGCCCGGACGCATCGTCGCGATGCCTGGTGCCGCAAGCTATCTCGACACGGCCGCGATCGAGGCGATGATCGCCGGCAGCGACGTACTCGTCGTCGTCACACCACCGTCACCGCTCGGCGCGATCGAGACCACGCGGGTGCGCGACAACACGGTGCAGAAGTACTGGGCCGACGAGCGCGGGATCCGGCTGGTGATGGTGCACGGCACCGAGGCGTATCTTCCGGCCAGCGACAACTCCGGCCTGATCGTCGGGGCGACTCCAGATGCCGGCATACCGATCCGCGATGCGCTGGTCTACAACGATGCGACCAGCGCGGTGCAGCACGTCATCGACCGCTACCGCGGTTACGAATCACCTCCGTCACCGCCGGTGCCCACCTCGGCCGCAGAGCTGCAGCCGGCCGGACGCGCGCCCACCGATGCCGAGCTCGCGCCGGTCGTGCAGACGCTGCAGACCGGCACGCCGTACGTTGCACCGGGAGTCGCCGGGCCGGTCGAGGCAGATCTCTCCGGGCTCGGCGCCGACGTCAAGGTCGCCGTCTTCGACTACGCGGCGCCGGGGCAGTTCGTCGACTACGCGAGCGCACTGCGAGCCGCGTTCCCGGGCAGTGCAGTCGTTGTCGTGACGGGCAGCTGGGTGCAGACAACGGGGTTGGATGAGCAGCTCAGCAGCGACGTGATGATGCAGATCGCCGCTATAGGTGGGTTTCCACTCGCCTCGGCGCGCCCGGATCCGACTCGTCTACTCGACCTGTTTTCCTCGGCATACGAGGTGGCCGCTGCCGGTGCAGCGGCACACAGCGACCTGCCGAGCGAACCAGAGGGGCTGCCGCGGTGGGTTGCCCTGCTCATGCTCGGTGCGTCAATCGTGTTGGTGCTGGGCTTCTTCGCCGGATCGCTGCTGGAATGGCGCGGGCGGCGTAAAGAGTCGTGGCAACAGCGCCGAGACCGGTTGGCCGGGCAGCTCGCCGAGCGCTACGTGGCCATCGGCGCTGTGCTGTCACTCTCGCTGCGGCCAGACACTGGCGTGGCGCGCCGGCAACTCGACGCGGCGTACTCCTCGGTGCTGCAGCTGCGTGGCGCCGACAAGGACTCCGTCGACGCGATCGCGCTGACAGCGTGGGACTCACTCGATGCCGCGGTTCGGGAGATCGGCGAGGAGCAGCTTGGCCCGAGCGCTGCACTGAGCGCGGCCGACCGGCCAAAGCCCGCGGCTCCGGCTGCTTCACCCGCGTCGCCGGCGCCGACCAGCGACCGTGTGCGCCGGCGCTGGTTGCCGTGGGCGATCGCCCTGATCGCCGGCTCGTACGTGTTCCTCAACCTGTTCGGCAGTGTGGCTGGATCGCTGGGGCTGGATAACCGCAGTAGCGCGCAGATCGACCCGCTGGCATCGAGCAGCGTGATGTCGACCGGGGGCGATCTGGACATCGAGACCATCCGCGGGGTGGTTGGGACCCGCTCGATGATGGTGGTCTACGACGATTCCGGCGACAGCGGCTCGCGATACGCCCTCGGCCAGAATGTTGCTGCTGCGTATCCAAAGGCGCTGGTGTTTATCGTCGCGGATGGCGAGATTGACACCGCGGAGATCGGCGACGAGGCCGCGGTCGACGGCTACGACGTCTACGCGCTGATCGAGGACTACTACCCGGTGCAGTACGCCGCCGGCTCGGACCCGGTTGCACAGGCGCGCCAGCTGGCGATCCTGTATGACCGGCTGGTCGCCGAGGGCAAGATCAACGGTATCGACCGCCTGCAATATGAGTCGCAGATCCCATGGACACCGGTCGCGATCGGGATGGTCCTCGCTCTCGTAGTCGCGGCCTTCGTGATTCGTGCGGCGATCGTGCGTCTCGCGCGCTGGCGCAGCGAGCGAGACGAGACGACGGGGGAGCGAGAGGCGTTGTCCCTGCGGCTGGCCGAGACGTCGAGGCAGCTGCTGCATGCCTCCGATCCGTCGCCTGGCGTACTCGCCGGGTTCGCCCGTCGCGAGGCCGCCCTGGCTGCCGAGGTCGCGGCGGCCGATCCCTCCGGGTTCGCGGCACTGCGTGCGCGGATCGAGGCCTTCGACGACGAAGTCGGCCGCGTCGTGGCGTGAGGCGTGGGCCGTCTCGGGCAGACTGGGGTAGGGCGAGGGGAGAGCCATGACCGCACTGCGATTTCGCGGCGTCGTACTGCCGGGTGACGTCGAGACCGATCTCTACGTGAGTGATGGCCGGATCAGCTTCGAGCCCGTCGCGGGGGCTGACACGGCGCTCTCGCACGGCTGGATCGTGCCTGGCCTGATCGACGCGCACTGTCATGTCGGGTTGGACGAGCACGGGTTTGCCCCCGCCGATGACCACGACGCCTACCGCAACCATGCGCGGATCGACCGTGACGCCGGTGTCACGACCTTGCGCGACTGCGGCAGCATCGTCGACACCCGGTGGATGGAAGACGAGCCCGACCTACCCGAGGTGATCCGCGCCGGATCGCATATCGCTCAAGACAAGCGATATGTCAAGGGAATGTATGTGCACACCGAGCCGGCAGATCTCGCCGACGAGGTCGAGCGGCAGGCGCTACGCGGTGATGGCTGGGTCAAGCTCGTCGGTGACTGGATCGACCGTGGGCGCGGCGATCTAGCCCCGCTGTGGGAGCTTGACGAGCTGAGCGCGGCGATGGAGCGAGCACATGCGGTGGGCGCTCGCGTCACGGCCCACACCTTCTCCGAAGAAGCACTGCCGGACCTGATCGCATCGGGCATCGACTGCATCGAGCACGGCACCGGGCTCACCGACGATGTCATCGCGGCGATGCTTGAGCACGGTACGGCGCTCGTGCCCACCGTCATCAACATCCACAACTTCCCGACTTTTGCTGCAGCAGGGGAGAAGTTCCCGGCGTACGCCGCCCACATGATGGCGTTGTTCGAGCAGCACCCGGCCCGGTTGCGTGCGGCGTACGAGGCGGGAGTGGCGATGTATGCCGGGACCGACGCCGGCGGCAGTATTCGTCACGGACGGATTGCCGATGAGGTCATGGCCCTTGCGGGGATCGGGCTGTCGGCCGAAGACGCTCTCGGCGCCGCATCGTGGCGGGCGCGTGAGTGGCTCGGTCGAGATAGCCTCAGTGAAGGCGCGCGGGCTGACTTTGTCTGCTACGACAGCAATCCGCTCGACGATCTCTCGGTGCTGGAGACCCCGTCGTGCGTCGTACTCGGCGGCGAGGTCTACTCGCGCTGACCGTCTTGTTGTGCTGCCTCGATGGCCAGGGCGGTCGTGCTCTCGATCTGCTCGATTACGCGCGGCGGGGCCGTGATCGCGCCGTTGTGGGTGAGCCGCTCGATGAGCTCACGGGCGCTGCGCAGATAGCTCGCCCGCTCGGCCGCGGTCGCGGCGCGTTCGGCATGCCCGAGCAGTTTGGTCGCCTGCCGCAGCCTCCGCGCATCGTCGTCGGCGAGCAGGTCGGTGCCGACCTGGCGAGCTCGTCGCTCGGCTGAGCGCCAGGCCTGGGTGAGTCGGCGTACGGCGGCGCGGTACTCATCGAAGATCGCCCCGGCGTGCCTCGGATCCTCCGGGCGCAAGGCCGATGCTTCGGCGAGAGCTTCGAAGAAGCTAGCCGTCTCTGGCACTGAGACATCGCTGATGGCGGGGTAGGTGAGGGCGGTGACGGGGTCCATCTCGTACGGCGCGTACGCCGCGAGAACCTCGTCGTGGCGGGCAAAGGCGGTCACCCATAGGCGTTCGGCCGCATGCTCGTCGGGAGGTGCTGGCTTTGCTGCGCCCAGTTGCGCGTCGCGTGATGGGTCGGCGACCGGCGCGTGTTCGTCGACGGCTCCGAGCAGCCTGCCCACTTGCTGAGCACCCGGTGACGGGTCGCTTCCGTCGGCGCTCTGCTCGAAGGCAACTCGATATACCTCCCCGGATCGCGTCGTAAGCGTGAGGTAGTGCCAGTTGAACAGGACGAAGGTGCGGGTGGGAGGCGGGGAAGCCTGCTGCCGAAACGGCGTCGTGGAGACCACGGCGCTCGCCACTTGATCGCGCGGGATTTCGACCACTTCGTTGGGGAATCGGCCCAGCCGAACGACCGTGTCGGTGACGTCGACGCCGACGCCGTGGCCGCGTCCGCGTCGCTGGCGAAGCAGGAGGACCAGGAAGATGATCAGAAGGACCGCTACCGGCAGACCAGAGAGCGGAGCCGCAAGACCGGATTTGTTGATCATGACCAGTCCGAGCATGCTCACGGCCGTCACGAGGCCGAATGCCCATGCCGGGACCGCGCCGATCCCCGTCTCGATTCGGTAGCGCGCGACGGGGCGAGGCTCACCCGTCACGGCGGGCCGCTTCAATCGCGAGGGCTGTTGACGCTTCGATCTGCTCGATGACGCGCGGTGGGGCGGTGATCGCGCCGCGTTCGATGAGCCGCTCGATGAGTTCGCGCGCACCGCGCAGGTAGCTCGCTCGTTCGGCGGCGTTGGCGGCTCCTTCGGCGTGGCCGAGGAGCTTGGTCGCCTGCCGTAGCCGTCGTGCGTCGTCGTCGGCGAGCAGGTCGGTGCCGACTTGACGGGCCTTGCGCTCGGCTGTCCGCCACGTCTGCGTCAGTCGGCGTACTGCCGCGCGGTACTGCTCGAGAATGGCTCCAGCACTGGCTGGATCCTCGGGCCGGAGTGCGGTCGCGTCGGCCAGCGCCTCGAAAAAGTCGGCGGTCTCGGGCACCGATACGTCGCTGATGGCGGGGTAGGTGAGGGCGGTGACGGGGTCCATCTCGTACGGCGCGTATGCCGCTAGCACCTCGTCGTGGCGCGCCATTGCCGAATCCCACAGCCGATCCGCCCGGTGGTTATCTGCCGCATGGTCGGAGGTCCGAGCGTCGGGCGGGGAGCCGGCGAGTGGCCTGTGTGCGTCGTCTGGTTCCGTCGGCTCAGAAAGGGACGCGGTCAGGTGGCGCAGCACCTTCGCAGCAGCGTCGCTGACGCGGCCGGTAGAGGGGTTCTTGTCGAAGGCCACCTGGTAGGTCCGTCCGCTGCCGGCACGAACCGTCAGGTAGTAGTAGTCGGGGAGCACGAAAGCGCGTATCCCATGGCCGGGCCGTGGTCCGTGCCATGGAGATGTCGACTCATCGACCGAGGTGATCTCCGCTCGGTTCAGCGTGACAACGTGTCCCGGCCAACGACCAAGCCGCACCGTGTCGTCGCTTATCTCCACGCCGATCCCGTCTGTGGGAGTGCGCTGGTAGAGGTACCACGCCGCGAGGCCGGCGAGCACTACGCAGATGAGCGGTGCGACGTACGGCTCGCTGCCCACCACGACGCCGACGACGATCAGCACAGTGGCGAGAAGACCGCAGATCAGCGCCGGACGCGGGACCGACGAGGGCGCCGGAACAAGGTAAGCGGCGGGCCCTGATGGGCGCGTCGCCTTGCTGGTGCCGTCACGTTCGGTCTCCGGACTCACGAGGTCCTCACGTTAGAATTCGCCAGTATGTCGGGCGGGTTGCCCCAGGATGGCACAGAACCCACACGCTGGCGACGATGGGCGCGCAGCGCGCTCGATGGGGTCATTATTGTGGCGCCTACCGCAGCACTCATAGAGTTAGCGGCCCAGAACTCGCAGACGGGGTTCGGGCTCGTCAGCGCCCTCGCAGCGATCGCGTCGTTCGGCGGACTGACCTATTGGCGCGTCGGACGAGCAACCGCGCGCGTCGAAGACGACTTCCGCGGCCGCAACCCCATGCGAGGCACCAACGAGAGTGCGCGGCGTGCGGCAGTAGGGGCGGCCGCGGCACTTGCGATCGGCGCTGCCGGCGCTGGGATCGTCGTACCCGCGGCGGTTCCTGATCGCGAGCCGGTAGCGCAGATGGAGCAGGCTGACGGGCTCCCTCGGGCCGAGTCCTACAGCGAGCGGCTGCAGGTCGCGCTGGATGATCTTGAGGCACTAGATTCGGGCGCGACCGACCAGCTGCGCAAGGTCGGCGTCTATGACGGGTACGTCGAGATCATCTACGCCACCAGCGCCGGCGGCGACTTCGTCTACTCAACCCAGTCGCGGGAGAGCCAGAAGTACGACGGACCGTTCGTGCCGGGAACGTTCGCGCTAAGTGATCAGCAAGTCCTCGCTCTCGATGGAATGGTTAAGGCCGCGTCGGCGGAGATCGACGTGTCGTACGTTGAGTACCAGGCAGAGACCGATCTCATGTCGCCGACCCAGGGCTATGACGTGCAGGTGACGCTTTGGAACACCGATCCCAAGGCCGACATCGATCGGATTGAGGGCAATCCCTCCGGCGAGATTGCCGGCGCACCCGACTACACCAGCGAAGGGGCGATCACCCAGGCGCTCCGGAGCCTGGGCGGGTGGTTGACGATCGACTGGTACGGCGCTGCCTACTCCGAGTTCGGGATCACCGGCGCAACGGGGTTGCCGATTAGCGAGGCGGTGAGTTCGACCAACACCGTGTATGCGCGCGTCGCCTCCGGTGCGACCTCAGCGCAGTCGGGAACTATCTCCGAGAAGTCCGGCCGCTATCCCATCTGGATGCCCGACCAGCAACCGGTTGTGGTCGGTGGCACGGTAGCGATGGAGCCGTTCTTGGATGAAGCCTTTCCCCTCGTGCTCGCTGATCTGCAGCAGCGCGTTGGCGCCGCCGAGGCGGATATGTCGAGCTTCTCGATGCGGGTGGGCGGTGACCCGGACGACCCGATGTACGGCGTCGTCGTCTACTTCAACTCGATTGGCGGCCCGATGCACCGCTACACGCTTGACGGGCAGTACGTCGGTCCGGTGCAGTAACGGTCACACACTACGATTGCCCGCATGGCAAAAAGCGTTCTGACTCCGCAGGCTGCGGACTTTCCCCGCTGGTACCAGGATGTGGTCGCGAAGGCCGAGATGGCCGACAACGGCCCGGTCCGCGGCACGATGGTGATCCGGCCCTACGGCTACTCCATCTGGGAGCGCATGCAGCGTGAGATGGACGATCGCATCAAGGCCGCCGGCGCCAAGAACGCCTACTTCCCGCTCTTCATCCCCGAGTCCTACCTCACCCGCGAAGCCGAGCACGTCGAAGGCTTTAGCCCCGAGCTCGCGGTCGTCACGCACGCCGGCGGGAAGGATCTCGAGGAGCCGGTCGTCGTACGCCCGACCTCCGAGACCGTCATCGGCGAGTTCATGGCGAAGTGGATCAACTCCTACCGCGATCTGCCGCTGCTGCTCAACCAGTGGGCCAACGTCGTGCGCTGGGAGCTGCGCCCCCGAGTTTTCTTGCGTACCAGTGAGTTTTTGTGGCAGGAAGGCCACACCGCGCACGCGACAAAGAAGGACGCTGCCGAGTACGCCGCCCGCATTCACCGCGACGCCTATGAAGACTTCATGGTCAACATCCTTGCTATGCCGGTGATCCGCGGCCGCAAGACGAAGGCCGAGCGGTTTGCCGGAGCGATCAACACGCTCGCGCTGGAGGCGATGATGCGTGACGGCAAGGCGCTGCAGATGGGCACCTCGCACGAGCTCGGTCAGAATTTCGCCAACGCGTTTGGGATCAAGTACCTGTCGGCCGAAGGCCAGCAGGAGACGTGCTGGACCGCGTCGTGGGGCACGTCGACCCGGATGATCGGCGGGCTCATCATGACGCACGGTGATGACAACGGCCTGCGGATCCCGCCGCCCCTTGCCCCGATCCAGGCGCTTGTCATGGTCGTCAAGGACGGCGACGGCGTAAGCGAGGCGGCTCGCACTCTCACCGACGAGCTGCTCGCGGCCGGCGTACGCGCCGAGCTCGACGACCGCACCGACACCGCGTTCGGTCGCCGCGCCGTCGATGCCGAGCTCAAGGGGATTCCGATCCGGATCGAGGTCGGCCCGCGCGACATCGCCGAGGGCAAGGTGACGCTCGCTCGCCGAATTGCCGGCGGCAAGGAGCCGGTCGCGCTCGGTGAGGCGACGGCGCTCGTGCAGCGCGCGCTCGATGACGACCATCAGGCGTTGTATGACGAGGCGCTGGCCTTCCGCGACGCTAAGACCGTCGACGTGACGACGATCGACGAGGCGCGCGAGGCAGCGCAGACCGGCTTCGCGCGCATCCCGTGGGCAACCCTCGGTGTCGAAGGCGAGAAGAAGCTCGCCGAGGCCGCGATCACGGTGCGGTGCCTGGTGCGCCCCGACGGCGAGATCCCCGAGTCCGACGACGAAGAAGGCGCCATCGCCGTCGTCGCTCGCGCCTACTAAGCGCGGGTCCAGAGGTCTCGACAACCGGCCTCGTACCTCGGCCTGCTCGACCGGCGAGAGCTAGACGGGGACGTTCTCGTCTTCTGCGGTGGCGATGCCGAGCGCGTCGAGCACCTGCTGCAGCGTCTGCTGCTCGGCGAGCGTGGCATCCAGCGGCATGATCTCACTCTCGGTGCGACCCGCGCGCAGATCATCGCTGACGGCCATGATCTCGTGCGCGTAGCCGCGTCCGCGGTTGCTGAACTTCAGCCGCTGCGGCTGCTGGGCGTTGTGCTGGACGACGATCGAGTCGGGGTGGTGAAAACGCGGCTCGAACTCGATCGACCCGCCGGACGCCATCACGACAGCGCGGCCGGGAGTCTGCGACTCCAGCGAGGCCGCCAGCGACGCGGCGCGGCCGTCGTCGTACTCCAGGGTGATCGCGACCGTGGCATCGACGCCGTTCTCGTACCGGGTGCCGACCGCGCGGACGCGGGCCGGCGCTCCGAGGAACAGCTGCGCGATGGCAACGACATACACCCCCACGTCGAGGGTGGCGCCGCCGCCGAGCTCCGGGTCAAACAGCCGGCTTGACGGGTCAAACGCCCGGTAGGCGCCGAGGTCTGCCTGCACCAGCTGGACGGTGCCGATCTCGCCGCTCTCGACCAGGTCCCGGGCATAGGCGACGGCGGGCAGGAAGCGGGTCCACATCGCCTCCATTAAGAACACCCCGCGTTCGCGCGCCAGCTCGACGAGCCGAGCGGCGCCGGAGTACGTCGCGGTAAACGACTTCTCGATGACTACCGGCTTGCCGGCCTCGATCGCTGCCCGCGCGACCTCGAAGTGCTGCGGATGCGGCGTCGCGACGTAGATGACGTCGACGTCTGGATCCTCGATCAGTGCGCGATAGCTGCCGTGCGGGCGCGGCACCGAGTGCTGACGCGCGAAGCGTTCGGCCCCGAGATCACTGCGCGAGCCGACCGCGACAAGCTCGGCGCCGTCGGCGTATTCGAAGTCCGAGGCGAACGTCGAGGCCATCTGGCCGGTGCCGGCGATGCCCCACCGGATCGGTCGCGGCTGCTCCATCAGTAACCCCCGGTGAGGTCGATCTGCAGGATCTCGCCCAGCTCGGCGATCGCCGGTCCGGGCTCGCCGACCTTGATCGTGCGCATGCCCATCGCCTTGGCGGGCTTGAGGTTGATGCCGAGATCGTCCAGGAAGACACAGTCGGCCGGTTCGACGCCGAGCAGCTCGCACGCCCGCTCGTAGAAGCCGGGCTCGGGCTTGCGTACGCCGACCTTGCTGGACTCGACCACGACATCGAACTTGCTCATCACCTCGGCGACGTCCGCTCGCTCGTTGGCCGTTGGGTCGACCTCATCGGTCTTGGTGACGTTGTTGGTTAGGCAGGCGGTGCGGTAGCCGGCGGCGATCACGCGGTCCAGGGCGGCGACCATCTCCGGTCGCACTTCGCCGGCGAGCAGGGCGAGTACGTCGGCCCCGCGCACCTCGTGACCCAGGCGCGCAGACTCTTCGGCGAACGCGGCATCGAACTCGTCATGGTTGAGCTCGGAGCGTTCGAGCCGGGCCCACGCGTTGGCATCCGGGTCGTTGGTGTTGACCGTGCGGATGAAGTCGCCCGGCAGCCCGCGCTCGCGCTCGTACTCACGGAAGGCCTCGAACGGGCTCGAGAGGATCACGCCGCCGAAGTCCCACAGGACGGCCTTGATGTCGGTGTTCATGCGCAGCTCCTGATCGATCGGATCGTGCGGGTGCGGTGGGCCGTCGCGTTACTGCCAGAGCGCGGCGATCAGCACATTGAGCACGGCCATCCCGCCGGCCGCG
The nucleotide sequence above comes from Epidermidibacterium keratini. Encoded proteins:
- the ffh gene encoding signal recognition particle protein gives rise to the protein MFDTLSDRLEGVFAGLRSKGRLTDADIDATAREIRIALLEADVALPVVKAFISGMKERSKGAAVSQALNPAQQVIKIVNDELVDILGGETRRLRFAKTAPTVIMLAGLQGAGKTTLAGKLSKWLKGQGHSPMLVASDLQRPNAVTQLQVVGQQAGVEVYAPEPGNGVGDPVAVARESIDVARRKMHDVVIVDTAGRLGVDADMMQQAIDIREAVQPDEVLFVIDAMIGQDAITTAEAFRDGVGFTGVVLSKLDGDARGGAALSVRHVTGQPIMFASTGEKLDDFDVFHPERMASRILGMGDMLTLIEQAQQTFDEEEAERMAEKVASGNKFTLDDFLEQMMAVRRMGPLTNLLGMLPGAGQIKDQIAGIDEKDLDRTQAIIRGMTPAERQDPKMINGSRRSRIARGSGVTVTEVNNLVTRFFEARKMMAQMTGNMGFGKPGRGASGASNISRKSRNAKKNKSGKKNNKKTQARPNRPAGMPGMPGMPGGMPGMPPGAMPDGQMPDLGALGGGKMPKIPGMPDLSKLNLPKE
- a CDS encoding amidohydrolase family protein, with the protein product MTALRFRGVVLPGDVETDLYVSDGRISFEPVAGADTALSHGWIVPGLIDAHCHVGLDEHGFAPADDHDAYRNHARIDRDAGVTTLRDCGSIVDTRWMEDEPDLPEVIRAGSHIAQDKRYVKGMYVHTEPADLADEVERQALRGDGWVKLVGDWIDRGRGDLAPLWELDELSAAMERAHAVGARVTAHTFSEEALPDLIASGIDCIEHGTGLTDDVIAAMLEHGTALVPTVINIHNFPTFAAAGEKFPAYAAHMMALFEQHPARLRAAYEAGVAMYAGTDAGGSIRHGRIADEVMALAGIGLSAEDALGAASWRAREWLGRDSLSEGARADFVCYDSNPLDDLSVLETPSCVVLGGEVYSR
- the proS gene encoding proline--tRNA ligase, encoding MAKSVLTPQAADFPRWYQDVVAKAEMADNGPVRGTMVIRPYGYSIWERMQREMDDRIKAAGAKNAYFPLFIPESYLTREAEHVEGFSPELAVVTHAGGKDLEEPVVVRPTSETVIGEFMAKWINSYRDLPLLLNQWANVVRWELRPRVFLRTSEFLWQEGHTAHATKKDAAEYAARIHRDAYEDFMVNILAMPVIRGRKTKAERFAGAINTLALEAMMRDGKALQMGTSHELGQNFANAFGIKYLSAEGQQETCWTASWGTSTRMIGGLIMTHGDDNGLRIPPPLAPIQALVMVVKDGDGVSEAARTLTDELLAAGVRAELDDRTDTAFGRRAVDAELKGIPIRIEVGPRDIAEGKVTLARRIAGGKEPVALGEATALVQRALDDDHQALYDEALAFRDAKTVDVTTIDEAREAAQTGFARIPWATLGVEGEKKLAEAAITVRCLVRPDGEIPESDDEEGAIAVVARAY
- a CDS encoding Gfo/Idh/MocA family protein; this translates as MEQPRPIRWGIAGTGQMASTFASDFEYADGAELVAVGSRSDLGAERFARQHSVPRPHGSYRALIEDPDVDVIYVATPHPQHFEVARAAIEAGKPVVIEKSFTATYSGAARLVELARERGVFLMEAMWTRFLPAVAYARDLVESGEIGTVQLVQADLGAYRAFDPSSRLFDPELGGGATLDVGVYVVAIAQLFLGAPARVRAVGTRYENGVDATVAITLEYDDGRAASLAASLESQTPGRAVVMASGGSIEFEPRFHHPDSIVVQHNAQQPQRLKFSNRGRGYAHEIMAVSDDLRAGRTESEIMPLDATLAEQQTLQQVLDALGIATAEDENVPV
- a CDS encoding HAD-IA family hydrolase; this encodes MNTDIKAVLWDFGGVILSSPFEAFREYERERGLPGDFIRTVNTNDPDANAWARLERSELNHDEFDAAFAEESARLGHEVRGADVLALLAGEVRPEMVAALDRVIAAGYRTACLTNNVTKTDEVDPTANERADVAEVMSKFDVVVESSKVGVRKPEPGFYERACELLGVEPADCVFLDDLGINLKPAKAMGMRTIKVGEPGPAIAELGEILQIDLTGGY